The DNA window CCGTTGGAGTCCGTGACGCTAGAGAAGTGCTCCCACTTCATGGGCGCCTGTACCTCACCCTTGTGGGTGACGAAGCCAGGGTAGTACTCCCTAATCAGCAGGACCTGGATGCCATTGATATGGCATGAACCGCTCCCTCCGCTGACAAACGTCCAACTACTGCACGAGTCATTAACAACAATTGTTAGTCTgcagttcgattttcaacatgtcatatgaacaagtagtgaAATCAACAATGGTTACTTACGTCTGACCCACGGGTCAAATCACTGGGCGGCGGGAAGGGAGCGGCCGTGGCTCAGGGAGCGACAAGGGCCCACGCTGGTAGGGCTTGCTCGAACCTGAGGAAGCCATCTCGCCTGATGTCGGCTCACCCCcgttgtcatcgtcgtcatcgtcgccgccgccgtcactggtcatcgtcatcgtcgtccccCCTTGCGGGGCCTCCTGGAACAGCAGGCTCCTCGTCAACGTGCGACGTCCACTGGCCCCCCTACTAGTCGACGGCTCCACCAACTGCTCCTCCTCGTCGTCATCGGCGGCGGTCGCCTGCTCCTCATGGCGGATCTGGTACTACGAGCGGACCTGTCGATGCGGCCGCTGCCGCCTTCCGCCcgacattttgtcgagtgcctgcaatgaCAAAGATTAAAACAGTTAGCATAAATAACTGACAAGTACTTGTAAAGAAACATAATTCCAAGGTAATAATAATaccaatatagtattacatgaattagaaattatCTCCGCGAACAGCAATATGGCTGGCATGTAGTCTCATCACTattgtcgtcatcactatcaatattgtcgagctcTCTTAAGTGTCGggcatcatctccatcgtcctcatcatctccatcgtcatcatcatctacaTCGTCCTCAACTCCATCGCGCTCCATCTGCCATCGCTCAAGGATTCGTAAGTCCTCAGCATCCTGCACCTCAtcaccctcgtcctcatcgatgTTGTTGTCTACTTCTAGGCCCATGAGCGAAAGAATGTCTATCTCCaaactcccttctagccccttaggttgatagaactcatctttgtttgggtcaaagttgtaatcatcatcgtttgggacagccgCTTTACCGCGCAGCGAGACCAAGTGCACAAGGCTCCAACCTGCAAGCTTCTcatctttttggcacgcccatgggaggtAATACACTTGCGTGGCATGTCGGTTAGCCACAATATAGATATCATCTCCTTTATAgttggaatcctgtcgaatttcgacttgcCCAATCTTAAGGTCTTTTTTCGTGACATCAGGATCGAagcaatggcatttgaataccacTGGCTTAAAAGCTTTGGCACCCTTAAATTTGAGCTTGTATATCTCTTCGACTATGTTGTAATAGTCCTTCTCATCCGTGCCGGGCATACAAACTCCGCTACACGTGGTTTTTAGTTTGGCCCGACTCTCCTCATAGGCTCTCGTGCAAAAGCGAtggccattcacatcataaacggtgaatgacttgaccctacgGGAGAAGCCACCGGCCACCTGTTTCAATTCATCACCCATTTCCGCATCCGTGCGGGCCTGCAAGGTCAGGACAGgtagatcgttacattactcgctcctAGGAGCAAAGTGGAATCTTCTAGGAGCAAACGAGGTTAGTTGGATGGTACCTTTGTAGAGAACcaggaaatgaaatcgggcacaccatgTCTGAGAAGATGGTCTTCTTCTTGCTCGGTAGGAGCCCTATTGCCTCTCCAGTGTTCATTAATATATTCCCTGAAAAACAAGAGACAAGGGGGTCAGATCGATAGGTGGAGGATAGTCACgacgtatgtaacaagctcattgagaacttacttctGATAAGGAATCGCTtcatcaaggttcaacaacaagtagatcatgatagtgcgccactcatcatggGTCAATTTCTTGTTGGTACCTACGCTTCCTCTTTCGAGATCCCCTTggaaaaaggctgaggttcgatgagttctcgtcggtgttgtaacgaggggttggattgtgcacgctgggaagtTTCTCAGTATAGTACGCCTGTGTGAATGTCAACACctccagaatgaatgcctctgccacggaagcctcaattttggctttatttctacactttttccaaAGAAGCTTTAGGcacctctcgattggatagcatcaacgggcctgcacgggcccccccaaccgtgcctcgcgcggtaggtgcaaaatcagatgctgcatcgacaggaagaagccgggtggaaatatcatctccaacttgcagagcaacagagGTGCAGCCTTCTCCAGGTCAACACAAATGTcctgagataactccttggcacaaagttggtggaagaaaaagctcaactctgccaggacgCGCCACACTGGCTCGGGGAGGTATCCCcgggtcatcgcaggaaggatccgctcaatccatatgtggaagtcatgactcttcatccctaagactttcaTAGTCtgcaagttcactcccctactcagaTTCACCGCATACCCATCCGGGAACTGTAACGTCTTCATCCACTGCAGTACTTCCTTCCTATCGGCCCTTTTTAGGATGTAATCGGCCAGGCCCCTTTTCCATCTCTTGCCTGGCGCAGGGGTCTTCAtcactagctttggtctatcgcaaatCTTTTCCACGTctagtctagccttaacgttgtcctttgactttttaccaatgtccatgagtgttgcccagagtgcctcggcgacattcttttctgtgtgcattacatcgatgttgtgtggaagaagaaggtgctTGAAGTACGGGAGCCTAGTCAAGGCCgatatatgagtccacatgtggttgttaccatatccaataaaaccaccaTTGACTTCATCAATTTGAGGAGCCTCTATCTCGGCAAGGACCTCGGCAGGGCTCTTAACCTGAGGAATGGAGTCGGTGACTTGAACACCTTTTGTGAAGTGCTTTTCATCTCATCTCAATTCATGGTTCTTAggcaggaattgacgatgtttgtcgaaagaagaatacttgccacccttgtgCAGCTAGGTGAACATCACATCTGCCTTGCATGTTGGGCAAGGGAACTTCTCGTGAACACACCACGCGCTAAAtaagccatacgccaggaagtcatgcattgaatactagtaccacacatgcattgtgaagttcctctttgtagctcggtcgtacgtCAGTACCCCCTCTCCCCAAGCATGTTGCAATTCATCCCACACTGgctgcatgaacacacccatattgttgcCCAGGTGTCCAGGTATTATCAGCGTCAAGAACACGTTCCTAGGTTCAAACATGACGCCGGGgggaagattgagggggatcacgaacacgggccaacaagtgtatggggccgccatcattccaaacgggttgaacccatctgttgccagcgctacgcgtacattccgagcctccatAGCCTTGCTAGGATTCATGTCATCGAAGTGCTTCCATGCATCACCATCCgctgggtgtaccatcttgtcaggactgtatcttttgccattcttgtgccatgtcatttgTTTCGCGGACCCCTCTatcatgtacagccgttggatcctctgtaggaaaggaaggtgccgtaaGACCATCTCGGGGATCTTAGActgtttcttcttgccatcactgcCTTCTACCTCCACAAACCTAGCGGCTTTGCTCTTTGGACAGTGTGTTGCTTTCTCATGGTCTCCCctgaataggacgcaccccttcggacaagcttggatcccctcatatggcatcttaagtgcacgaaggagtctctGTGACTCGTACGTGTTCTTCGGCAGGGTGTGAGGATCCGAAAGTAGTTTGCCAAGAACTGTCAACACGAGATCGAAGCCATCTCGACTAATGCCCAATTGCGACTTCAACACTATTAGGCGTGAAATGGCATCTagttgcgaaaccattgtcttctcttgaaggggcttctgtgctgcctccatcatggtgtagaacgcctttgcggtttccTCTGGATCATCCTCCACCTCCATTCCTTCAACGAACCGTGCTTCATGAAAGTCTGCCATCGTGTCTGCCATCCCGGCATCTGCATCATACTCCTCGAGGaggggtctcaccacctcctccctaaTACGATGgtgttcaccatggtggatccagcgagTATAGTTTGGAACGAATCCGTTATTGTGAATATCTACTCCCACGGCACGCTTTCGTTTCTTTTTCTTGTTCTTACacttgctgcagggacacggcatccgactcgaccctttagcagctg is part of the Miscanthus floridulus cultivar M001 chromosome 9, ASM1932011v1, whole genome shotgun sequence genome and encodes:
- the LOC136480616 gene encoding uncharacterized protein — translated: MADTMADFHEARFVEGMEVEDDPEETAKAFYTMMEAAQKPLQEKTMVSQLDAISRLIVLKSQLGISRDGFDLVLTVLGKLLSDPHTLPKNTYESQRLLRALKMPYEGIQACPKGCVLFRGDHEKATHCPKSKAARFVEVEGSDGKKKQSKIPEMVLRHLPFLQRIQRLYMIEGSAKQMTWHKNGKRYSPDKMVHPADGDAWKHFDDMNPSKAMEARNVRVALATDGFNPFGMMAAPYTCWPVFVIPLNLPPGVMFEPRNVFLTLIIPGHLGNNMGVFMQPVWDELQHAWGEGVKSPAEVLAEIEAPQIDEVNGGFIGYGNNHMWTHISALTRLPYFKHLLLPHNIDVMHTEKNVAEALWATLMDIGKKSKDNVKARLDVEKICDRPKLVMKTPAPGKRWKRGLADYILKRADRKEVLQWMKTLQFPDGYAVNLSRGVNLQTMKVLGMKSHDFHIWIERILPAMTRGYLPEPVWRVLAELSFFFHQLCAKELSQDICVDLEKAAPLLLCKLEMIFPPGFFLSMQHLILHLPREARLGGPVQAR